CCGACCCTTCCGGCGGCATGGGCGGCGGCCCCCGTCATGGCGTGCGCGGTGTTCGCCGGGCCGGTCGGCGGCGCCGTGGCCGGGGCGGCCGTCAGTGCCGCGGACATCGCCGAACGCGGCACCCTCACTGCCCACACGTTCAACGGCGTGGTGTTGCTGCTCCTCGCCGGTGGTGTCGGCGGCTACCTGGTCAAGCTGGCCGTTGCCGCCGAGACGTCCGTCGCGCACGCCTCGCGGGCGCTCGCGGCGGTCGAGGAGCGCGAGCGTCTGGCGCGGGAGATCCACGACTCGACCCTTCAGGTGCTGGCACTGATCGCTCGCCGCGGCCGAGAGCTCGGCGGTCACGCGGCGGACCTCGCCGAGCAGGCCGCGGCCCAGGAGGTCAGCTTGCGCGCCCTCGTCTCGTCGGCCCCGACGGTTTCGGGCGCGGACAGCGACCTCCGCTCCGGGCTCTTGGCGCTGACTTCCGCCCGGGTGAATGTCTCGACGCCGGCCGAGGCGGTGACGCTGCCGGCCACGAAAGCCGAGGCGATCCTGGCCGCGGTCGGGGAGGCGCTGGTGAACGTCGAGCGCCACGCCGGGCCGGATGCGCGCGCGTGGGTGCTGGTGGAGTCCGACGATGTGGCGGTGGTCGTGTCCGTGCGCGACGACGGCGCCGGGGTGCCGTCCGGTCGCCTGGAGGCGGCGGCCGCGGACGGCCGGCTCGGCGTGGCGCAGAGCATCGTCGGGCGGGTCGAGGCGGTTGGTGGCAGCGTGACGATCGAGTCGCGCGCCGGAGCGGGGACGGAGGTCGAGATCCGTGTGCCCCGCTGAGCCGGTTTTGCGCGTGATGGTGGTCGACGACCATCCGATCTGGCGCGATGCGGTAGCCCGCGACCTCGAAGCGGCCGGCCTGGATGTCTGCGGGACAGCGTCGGACGTCGCGCAGGCCGTCCGCGTCGCGAAGGCGACGCGGCCTGACGTCGTCGTCCTCGACCTCCAGCTGCCCGACGGGTCCGGCGTCGACGTCGCGCGGCAGCTCGCCGGCCTCGACCCGACGCCGCGCATTCTGGTGTTGTCGGCGAGCGGCGAGCAGCCCGATGTGCTCGACGCCGTCGCCGCCGGCGCCACCGGCTACCTCGTGAAGTCGGCGAGTACGGCGGAGCTGGTCGCGGCGGTACGCGCCACCTCGCGTGGCGAGGCGGTGTTCACGCCGGGTCTGGCCGCCTTGCTGCTGGGCGAGTACAACCGGTTGTCCGGTGCGGGTGAGGACGGCTCTCCTTCGCTGACCCCGCGCGAGACCGAGATCCTGCGGTTGGTCGCGAAGGGCTATACGTACCCGCAGATCGCGGAGCGGCTGGTGCTGTCGGTGCGTACCGTCCAGAACCACGTGCAGAACACGCTGACCAAGCTTCAGCTGCACAACAAGGCCCAGCTGGTCCGCTACGCGATGGAGCAGGGCCTCGATGCCGAGGACTCAGCCGACTAGTCGTCTTCAGGTACGCCGTCAGCACCTGGCCGTTCTAGGTGAGCGTGCGGCGGACCGCGTCCAGCCACCGGGCGTACGACGTGTCGTCGCGCTCACCCGGCTCGAAGCGCCGGTCGAGCCGCCAAGTGGCCCCGACCTCGTCGAGCGATGACCAGACGCCGGTCGCGAGACCGGCGAGGAACGCAGCACCGAGCGCCGTCGTCTCGGCAACCTGGGGACGTCGTACCGGGATGTGCAGCTCGGTCGCCTGCAGCTGGCAGAGCAGGTTGTTGGCCGATGCGCCGCCGTCGACGGACAGCTCGGGGATCGGGATGCCCGCGTCGCGAGTCATGACGTCGACGACGTCGCGGACCTCGAAGGCGATCGCCTCCAACGTGGCGCGGACGAGGTGCGCCCGCGTCGTGCCGCGGGTGATGCCGGTGATCGTGCCGCGGGCGTCCGGGTCCCAGTGGGGCGCGCCGAGACCGGTGAGCGCCGGCACGAAGACGACGCCGCCGGAGTCCGGCACCGTCCCCGCGACCGCTTCGGTCTCCGCGGCGGAGCTGATGATCCCGAGGCCGTCGCGCAGCCACTGCACAGCGGCTCCGGTGACGAAGATCGCGCCCTCGAGGGCGTACACCAACCCGCCGCCGATGTCCCACGCCACCGTCGTGAGGAGTCCGGCATCGGATCGGACGGCGGTCGCGCCGGTGTTGACGAGGATGAACGAGCCGGTGCCGTACGTGCACTTGCTCTCGCCCTCGCCGAAGCAGGCCTGACCGAACAACGCCGCCTGCTGGTCGCCGGCGATCCCCGCGACCGGCAGGTGCAGGCCGAGGAACGCGTCGGGGTCGGTCCGGCCGAGATCGCCGCTGGACCGGCGTACTTCGGGCAACGCGCCCATCGGTACGCCCAAGAGCGCGCACATCTCGTCGCTCCACGTCCCGGCGTGGATGTCGTAGAGCAAGGTCCGGCTGGCGTTGCTCGGGTCTGTGACGTGCTCGCGTCCGCCGGTGAGGCGCGCGACGAGGTAGGAGTCGACCGTGCCGACGACCGTGCTGCCGCTCGTGACACCCGCCCACGCGGGGTCGTGCTCGGCGAGCCAGGCGAGCTTCGTGCCGGTGAAGTAGGGGTCGAGCCGCAGGCCGGTGAGCTCGCTCACCCGCGCCTCGTGGCCGGCGTCACGGAGGCGGTCACAGATCTCCGTCGTACGACGGTCCTGCCAGACGATGGCGCGGCGTGGCGCCGCGAGGGTCCGTCGATCCCAGACAACCGCGGTCTCGCGCTGGTTGGTGATGCCGATGGCAGTAGGGGAGTCGGGACTTTCGGCGAGAGCAGCGCGGCAGGCACGCAACGTCGCCTGCCAGATCTCCTCGGGCTCGTGTTCCACCCATCCGGGCTCGGGGAAGTGCTGCGGGAACTCCGAGTAGCCGCGGGAGGCGATCCGGCCGTCCTCGGTGACGACCAACGCGGTCACGCCCGTCGTACCGGCATCGATGGCGAGAACAGGCACGGGACGACCCTAGGCGGTTGGCCGTAGGGTCGGCGTATGCGGATCGGAGTGCTGACGGGTGGCGGCGACTGTCCGGGCCTCAACGCGGTCATCCGCGCCGCGGTGCGCAAGGGGACGCAGGTCTACGGTCACGAGTTCGTCGGGTTTCGCGACGGCTGGAAAGGCCCGCTCGAAGGCCTCACGATGCGCCTCGACGTCGAAGCGACGCGGGGAATCCTGCCGCGGGGCGGCACCATCCTCGGCTCGTCGCGGACCAACCCGCTCAAGGTCGACGGCGGCGTCGAGACGATTCGCGGCAACCTCGCCGCGGCCGGCGTGGACGCGCTGATCGCCATCGGCGGCGAGGACACACTGGGGGTGGCGACGGCGCTCGCCGCAGCGGGCCTGACGGTCGTCGGCGTTCCCAAGACGATCGACAACGACCTCGGCGCCACCGACTACACGTTCGGCTTCGACACCGCCGTCCAGATCGCGGTCGACGCGATCGACCGCCTGCACACGACCGCGGAGTCGCATCACCGGGTGCTCATCGTCGAGGTGATGGGCCGGCACGCCGGTTGGATCGCGCTGCACTCCGGCCTGGCCGGCGGCGCGAACGTCATCCTGATTCCCGAGCGCCCGTTCGACATCGACCAGGTGTGCGCCTACATCGAGCGCCGCTTCGACTCGCACTACGCGCCGATCGTCGTCGTCGCGGAGGGTGCGGTGCCGGCGGAGGGAACGATGGCGCTGCAGGACCAGGGCGTCGACTCGTTCGGTCACGTGCGACTCGGCGGCATCGGCGCGGTCCTGGAACACGAGATCGCCTCGCGGACCGGCAAGGAGGCACGCGCCACCGTGCTCGGTCACGTGCAGCGCGGTGGCACGCCGACCGCCTACGACCGCGTGCTCGCGACCCGGTTCGGGCTGCACGCCATCGACGCGGTCCACGACGGCGAGTCCGGTGTCATGGTCGCGCTGCGTGGCACCGACATCGTGCGGGTGCCGCTGGCGGAGGCGACCCGCGAGCTGAAGACGGTGTCCCTCGAGCGGTACGCCGAGGTCGAGGTCTTCTTCGGCTGACCCGCCGCTCGCGTTCTCAGAACTGCTGGGTGAAGAACGCGTGCACGGTGTGCGGCCCGTCGGTCGCAGTGACGATCCGCTGGCCGGGTAGGAGCGCGTTGGCGACGACGCTCGCACTCCAGGTGCCGTCGCTGTTGACCCTGGCGCTGGTCTGCGGCCGGGCGGCGTAGGAGACGAACACCCGGGTGTTCGGCACCCATCCGGCGCCGGTGACGGTGAAGTCGCTGCCGGACCGGCCGGACGACGGCGACAGGGTGATCGTCGGGTGGTAGACGACCTGGGTGGGGGGCGCGCTGATCGTCGCGGTCGGGGGCGGCGCGAGGGTCGGGGAAGCGGTCGGCGAGGCCGACGCCGTCCGCGTGTGCTGCGGGGAGGGTGAGACGGAGAACGCCGGGACGACCGGACTCAGGCTCGGCGTCGGGATGTCGGCGAACGGACTGAGGTTGTCGTTGCCGGTGCGGCTCAACGCGCCGATGCCGACCCCGAGCGCGACAGCGAGCAGCAGCGCGAGCACGACCACCACCGGGGAGACCAACGGGCCCGGGTCGTGGTCTTCGTCGACGGCGCGCAGCACCGCGTCGTGACTGGGCAACGCGGCGATCGCCCGCTCGGAGATCCGCTCGAGCATCGCCTCCCGCGCGTCGTCGTCCATCGCGATGATCGGCAGTCCGGCGGCAAGGCGACGTCCCCGAGCGAGGGTCTCGAGCATCTCCTCGCAGGCCGGGCAGTTCGACACGTGCCGGCGCAGCGGGGCGGCTCTCGGGGTGTCGAGGCTGGCGTCGGCCAGCCGGCTCAGTGACGTCACGTCGACGGTCGTCCGGCCGGAGTGCCCTGCCAGGTTCGGGGACGGCGTGGCGTCGTGGGCAGCGACCAGCGCGAGCCTGCCGGCGGCGGTGAGATCGGCGGCGCTGTCCTGGCCGCGTCGCAGCGCGACGCCGACCGCCTGCGGCGGCAGGTCGTAAGCGTCGCGAAGGACGACCGCGTTGCGCTCCGGATCGCGCAGCCCGTCGAGTGCCGCCCGGACCCGCTGCTCGGTCTGCGTCCCCGCCAGGACGCTCGCCGCCTCCTCGTCGGCGGCCGCCTCGTCAGCGCGGGCGGTCGACGTCATCTCGAACGCCCGCGCGAACCACCAGCCCGCCAGGTCGATGACGGTTTCCGGCGCGTTGACGACGGTGTCGAGCAGCGCCAGGGCGTGCGTCTCGAGGATGTCGATCGCCTCGAGCGGCGGGATGCCACGGCGGCGGAGCAGGTCGTTGACCCGGTCGGCGTAGACCCGGATCGCGCTGATGAAGTCGTCGGCCGACACGAGAGCGACCAAGTCCCGCGGCACGCGGCTACCTTATGGCCGGGATCTGAACAGGGCTGGAGGCAACACGCGTGGGCGACATCGGCGCAGGCCGCTCGGACACCGTCGACCTTCGCAGTGACACCGTCACCCGTCCGAGCCGGCAGATGCGCGAGGCGATGGCCGCCGCGGAGGTCGGTGACGACGTGTACGGCGAGGATCCGTCGATCGCGGCCCTGGAGGCCGAGGTCGCCGCGATGTTCGGCCACGGGGCAGCCGTGTTCGTCCCGAGCGGAACGATGGGCAACTTGATCTCGTTGCGGCTGCTCTGCGGCGAGGGTGACGAGCTCATCTGCGACGCCGACTCGCACATCGTCAGCTACGAGGCCGGTGCCGCGGCGGCGCTCGGGGGCATCCAGACCCGCACCCCGATCGTGTCGCGCGGCTTGCTGTCCCGCGAGGTCGTGGAGCCGCAGCTTCGAGCGGCCGGCTACCACGCCGTCCCGACGACCGCGGTGGCTGTCGAGCAGACGCACAACCGCGGCGGCGGCGCGATCTATCCGCTCCAGACGTTGCGCGATCTCCGAGCCCTGGTGGACGAACGCGCGCTCACCCTGCACTGCGACGGTGCGCGGATCTGGAACGCGCACGTCGCCACCGGCGTGCCACTGGCGGACTACGGCGCGCTCTTCGACACCATGTCGGTCTGCCTGAGCAAGGGCCTCGGGGCGCCGGTCGGCTCGTTGGTTCTGATGCGTGACGCGCACCTCGAGTCACGGGCCCGCGACCTGCGCCACCGGCTGGGCGGCGCGATGCGCCAGGCGGGTGTCCTCGCCGCAGCGGGCAGCTATGCCCTGCGCAACAACATCGCGCGGCTGGCGGAGGACCACGCCAGGGCCAGGCGCCTCGCGGAAGGAATCGCCGAGGCGGCGCCGGGCGTGACCGACCCTGCCGAGACCGAGACGAACATGGTCGTCCTCGATCTCGCGGACGGCTCCGTCGACGGCGCAGGCCTCGCCGCGGCCTGCAAGGAGGCCGGTGTGCTGGTCTCTGTCGTCGGCCCGCAGCGAGTCCGCCTGCTGACCCACCTCGACGTGGACGACGAAGGGGTCGACCGAGCGCAGCGGGTCATCGCGGGCGTGCTGGCGTAGCGCCGCGTCAGCGCACCGTCGCTACATCGTGACGACGGTGCGCCCCAGCGCCGGAGGCATCTCCTGGACGGCCTTGGTCAACGCGGCGAGATCGACGTCGACGAGCGCCTGTGGTCCGTCGCAGAGTGCCTCTCCGGGCGCGGGGTGCAGGTCGACCATGATCGCGTCGGCCCCGACGGCGATGGCCGCTCTGGCGAGCGGCACGACCAGCTCGCGCTTGCCCCCCGCGTGTGACGGGTCGACCATCACCGGCAGGTGTGACAGCGAGTGGATCACCGGCACGGCGCTGATGTCGAGGGTGTTGCGGTAGGCGGTCTCGAAGGTACGGATCCCGCGCTCGCAGAGCACGATGTCGAGGTTCCCGCGCTGGGCGATGTACTCCGCCGCCATCAGCCACTCCTCGATCGTGGCGTTGAACCCGCGCTTGAGCATGACCGGCTTGCCGGCGCTGCCGACCGCCTGGAGCAGCGCGAAGTTCTGCATGTTGCGGGTGCCGATCTGCATCATGTCGGCGTACTCGGCGACCAGCGGCACGTCGGCGGCGTCAACCACCTCGGTGACGATCGGAAGCCCGGTCGCCTCCCGCGCGTCGGCCAGGATCTTCAGCCCGGCCTCGCCGAGACCTTGGAACGCGTACGGGGAGGTGCGGGGCTTGTAGGCGCCGCCGCGCAGCAGCACCGCCCCGGCCGCCTTGGCCATCTCGGCGGCGGCGAGGGTCTGCTCGCGGGTCTCCACCGCGCACGGCCCGGCGATGAGGGTGAACGTGTCCGGGCCGATCGGCACCCCGCCGACCTTCACCGTCGAGGTCTCCGGATGGTTCTCCCGGCTGACCAGCTTGTACGGCGCGGAGATCCGGACGACGTCGCTCACTCCGGGCAGGGCGCCGAGGCTGAGCGTCTCGAACCGCTCGACGTCACCGACGAGACCGACGATCGTGCGGTGCACGCCGCGGCTGACGAACGCGGAGCCGCCGGCTGCCTCGACCGTCTTCACGACGGTCTCGACCTCCTCGACGGTCGCGTCCGAGGTCATGACCACCACCATCGCCTGTCCCTTCCAAGGACGTCGTGTTGACAGCAACCTTTGCCATCAAAAAAGCCCCGGGCGGTTGCCCGGGGCTCGTCAGTGCGGAGTGCGCGCGCTACTCCACCCGATCGAGCATCAGCCCGGACCCGGTGAAATAGCCAAACCAGCGCGTCACGGAAATGATGTTACTCGAAACGCTGGACGAGCGCATCCCTGGACTTCCTGGGGCCCAGCTCGACCGTGTACATCGCCGCCAGCACGAGCACACCGCCGATGACGATCCGCGGTCCGAGACGGTCGCCACCGACCGTCACTCCGAAGATCCCGGCGAACACCGGCTCCATCGTCAGGACCACCGCGGCGCGGGTCGGCGCAAGCTGTGCCTGTGACCAGGTCTGGATGAAGAAGGCGACGGCGGTCGCGAACAGTGCGGTGAACACGACCGCCTCCCACGCCTTGGCGTCCGGCGGCGGCGCCAGCGAGTCCGGCGCCGCGCACACGATCGAGAGCACGGCAACCGTCGAGAGCTGCATCACGGCCAGTCCGGCGGCGTCGTAGGAGGGCGACCACTCGCCGAGGCCGAGGATGTGCAGGGCGAACAGCAGCGCGCACAGCAGCGTGATGGCCTCGCCGTACCCGATCGAGAACCCGTGCAGCGAGATGACGCCGAGGCCTGCGGTGGCCAGCGCGACGCCCACCCAGGTGAGGGCCCCCGGTGGTCGGCGCAGCGCGATGGCGGCGCACAGCGGCGTGAACACGACCAGCAGGCCGGTGAGGAAGCCCGACACGGTCGCACTGGTGCGTTCCAGGCCGACCGTCTGGGTGATGTAGCCGGTGCCGAGCGCGAGGCCAAGGACGACGCCGAGGATCTTGCCCCGCCGGTCGAGCCGCGACAGCGCGCGGGGTCGTGCCGTCGCGATCGCGATGGCCGCGATCGTGAACCGCCATGCCAGGAAGTCCATGACCGGCATGCGCGAGACGGCGTCCTTGACGACGACGAACGTCGAGCCCCATACGGCAGTCGCCGCGACCAGCAGAAGAGTCGCCAGCGCCGGCTTCGACAGCTTCATGGCGCGATCGACGCTAGCGGCCGCGGCCGCGAGCTCGTCCGCGCTAGCGTGCGCAGCGTGGTCGACACCCTCGAGCTCGGTCCGCCCGAGCCTTCCGGCGACAGTGAGATCTCCTATCCGACGGGGCCGAGTCAGCTGCAACGGATCGTCGGGCTGGTCGCCGTGCCGGCGGCGCTCGGGATCGCGTCGCTGGTCGTCGCGATGGCGTCGTTGATGGTCATCGACCCCGCCAGCGAGATCGGCGACATCGACCTGTTCACACAGCGGGCCAACCTGGACGGCAACCTGCTGGAACTGCGGTGGTCGTCGGGGTTACGGGCGTTGGCGGCGTTGGTCGCACTCGTCGTCGCCGTGGTGGCGGCGCGGATGCTGGTCGGGCGGCGGGCCCGGGTCCGCATCGGCGTCGCGGCGCCGGAGGCAGACGATCCGGCCAGCCTGGACGCTCTCGAAGCGGCGGCCGTCGCGGCGCTGCCGGTACCTGCCCGGGCCGACGCGACGATCGTGGGCGCGGCGATGTTGGTGAGCCTGCTGTCGCTGGCCTTCAACGTCGCAGCGTTCGGGTACGCGATGGCCAGCCACCTGCCACAGACACAGCCGACCCAGCTGGGCTTCTAGCCGCTGCCGTCGCCGTTCGACGTACGACGGCGCAGCCGGTCAGTAGTAGTCGATCTCGATCGTCGTACCGACCTTCTGCTTGCCGAGCGGAGTCTCGCGGAACACCTGCTGAGGTCCGCCCGGCGCGAACTGCTCGTCGTCGACCTTGAAGCCGGCGGCCTTCAGCGCGTTGATCGCGTCGACCAGCGACTCGCCCTCGACGTTCGGCACGTCGACGTACTCAGGCCCTTCGGACACGACGAGCTTGATGATGTCGCCCTGATGACGCTCGACACCGCCCCCGGGCACAGAGGCGATGACGTCGCCCTTCGCCACGGTGTTGCTGTAACGCTGCTGGTCGGAGTCGACGAGGAAGCCGAGTGAACTGAGCTCAGCGGTTGCGGCCGCGACCGACTGCCCGTCGAGATCGTCTGGCACCGCGACCGGCTTGGGGCCTTTGCTGACGAAGAGGATCACGCTGGAGCCGGCTTGGACTTCCTGCCCGACCGGCTTGTCCGTCTTGATCACGAGACCTGACTTGAGGGTCTCGTTGTAGACGTGGTCCTCGCTGCTGACCGTCACCCCGACGGCGCGCAGCGCGGCGGTAGCCGCGGCGACGGTGTCTCCAGACACCGACGGGATGTGCGCGGGACCGAGCGAAAGCCGCAGGCTCACCGTCCCGCCGTGGCCGACGCGGTCGCCGGGGCCGGGGGACTCGACAGCCACTTGGTTCTGCGCGTACTGGTCGCTGTAGACCGGCTTGAGCCATTTCGCGTGAAGCCCGGCGCGCTTCAAAGCGGCGTCGGCCGCCGGCCTGGTCTCGCCCAGCAACGCGGGCGCGTGTGTGTAGCGGCCGAGTGCGAAGTACCAGCCGAGCACGCCGGCGGCGACGATCAGCAGGCCGACCAGTCCCGCCACGATCCAGCCGCGCCGCCCGAACCGCGGGCCGCTCGCCGACCTCTGTCCACGGTGCCGGGTAGGACCTTGCGGTGGTGCGGCGTCGGCGACGGAGCCCGCCGCGACCGCCTGGGTGAGCGCGTTCGTCGGCGTCGGCGGTGGCGTGGTCGCCGCCAGTGGAGCGGTGGCCGTCACCGGCAGCCCCGGCACCGCGGCGTGGAGCGAAAGCTTGTCGCGGACGTCGACGAGCGAGTCGTGAAGCTCGTTCGCGTCCGTCGGGCGCTGAGCAGGGTCCCGGGCCGTCGCCCAGGTGACCAGCGCGTCGAGCTGTGGCGGGATCCCGGGGGTCCGGGTGCTCGGGGCCGGCACGTTCTGGCTGGCGTGCTGGTGGAGCACGGCGTATGCGCTGTCGCCTTCGAACGGCGTGCGTCCGGTCAGCAGCTCGAACATCAGCACGCCGGCGGAGTAGACGTCCGAGCGTTCGTCGGCGGTCCCGTGCTCGAACTGCTCGGGTGCCAGATAGGCCGCGGTGCCGAACAGCACGCTTCCGGTGGTGGTGACGGTGCTGCCGGCGACGGCGCGGGCGAGGCCGAAGTCGGCGACCTTCACGCGACCGTCCGCAGTGAGCAGCACGTTCTCGGGCTTGATGTCGCGGTGAACGAGGCCTGCTCGGTGCGCCGCCGCGAGCGCGGCGAGGACGTGATCCATCACCGCGAGGGTCTCGCCGGGGGTCAGCAGCCCCCGGTCCCGCAGCACGGCACGCAGGTTCGCCCCCGGCACGAACTCCATGACGAGGAACGGCCGGTCGCCGTCGGTGCCCTGGTCGTAGACGGCCACCACGTCGGGATGGGAGAGCCGGGCTGCCGCCCGAGCCTCCCGCTGGAACCGCGCGAGCGTCTCGTGGTCGCCCGCCAGGTGGGCGTGCAGAACCTTGACCGCCACCCGACGTTCGAGGCGGGTGTCAGTGGCGAGGTAGACCGACGCCATGCCGCCGTGGGCGATGAAGGAGTCGACGGAGTATCTGCCGTCGAGCAACCGACCGACCATCGGATCGACCGGCGGGGCATCCATCACGCCGATTCTAGGTGGAGTGACGAGCTCAGAAGCGGTCACGAAGCGCCATCACGTCCGCGACGTATCGCCTCGTCGAGCGGAACATTCCGTTCTCCCGCACCGACTGAAGACCTTGGTAGTAGCCCGCGACAGCGCGCCGTTCGCTTTTCGCCTCGTGTGTCAGCACTGACAGCAGCGCGACGCCGGCGGTGACGTTGTCCCGCGCGTCGAGCAGGTCGAGGTCGCGATGCACGACGTCGGCGGACAGGTACGCCGCGGTGTAGGGCATCACCTGCATGGCTCCGATCGCCCCGACGGGGGAGACCTCGCGCATGTTGAAGCCCGACTCCTGCCACGAGATCGCCAGGGCGAGCCGGTCGTCAAGACCCCATGCCTCGGAGGTGGAGCGAATCAGGGCCGCGACGGCGCTGCGCGAGGGCTCGGGGTGCCGGTCGAGGATCCGCAGCTCCCGATTCGCCGCGCGGGTGGTGGTGCTCCCTCGCCCGGCGACACGGTGCGGGATCGCCAGCCGCTCGCCGAGCTCGATGACCAGCGACTTCGGTAGATGGTTGCGGCGCGCGATCGCGGCGGGCCTGACGTGGTAGCGGGCGGCGAGCCCGTCGACGGTGTCCCCGACGACGACCGTGTGCCAGATCGTCGTGACATGCGTCGAGTGCACGCGCCGGTGCCCGTGGTAACGGTGCCCGGTCGGCACCCGCAGCGTCTGACCGGCGTAGATCAGGTCACCGTTGCCCGGCAGGTCGTTCAGCTCGATCAGCCGGGCCACCGTCGTGTGGTAGCGAGCCGCGATCGCGGAGAGCGTGTCCCCCGGATGCACCCGGATCAGCGTGATGCTCGACGCCGAAGCGGTCACCACGGCGGCGAGGACCAGGGGCAGCACCACGGCACGGCGTCGCCAGATGCGGTCGGCGCTGCGGCGCGCGGCGGACGTCTCGCGCGGGGCAGCGTGACGCGCGCGGTGAGCACCGAACATCGAGCTGCTCCTAGCCTTGGAAAAACCAGCGCTCGGGGAAGCGGGCAGCGTGTCGATCAACGTAACGCGCGAGTGGCGGATGGGGCGTATGTGACACGCCGTCTGCGACGATCTGACGCATGTCGACGGACTGGACGGTCCTGGCGCTCCCGCCGCTGGACCTCGATGTGCTGAAGATGATCTTCGCGGAAGTCGACGCCGAGGTAGTCGTGCCGGCCGAGCGCACACCGGCCGCCGCGATCGAGGCGGTTCGCGACGCCGACATCGTGCTCGGCGACTGGACGGCCACGCTTCGAGTGTCCGAGGACCTGGTCGCCGCCGCCCGACGCCTGTCGTTCGTCCAGCAGCCGAGTGCCGGCGTCGATGCGGTCGATGTCGCGGCGTGCCGCAGCGCGGGCATCCCGGTTGCCAACGCAGGCAGCGCCAACGCGGTGAGCGTCGCCGAATGGTGCCTCGGCGCAACGTTTGCGGCGATGCGATCGATGGCCTTCGGCGATCGTGAGATCCGGGCTGGCGGCTGGCCGCAGCTCGAGCTCGCCGCTCGCGGCGGCGGCGAGCTGTCCGGGCGCCGTGTCGGCATCGTCGGGATGGGCCGGATCGGTCGCGAGTGCGCCACGCGCTACGCCGCTCTCGGTTGCGACGTCGCGTACTGGAGCCGCACCCGGCGCGACGACCCGGCGGACTGCGGCGGCGCGCGATGGCTCGAACTGGACGACCTCTTGGCGCACGCCGAGGTGCTCGTGGTGGTGATCGGCCTCGGCGACGTCAGCCGCGGCTTGATCGGGCCCGATCGCATCGGGATGCTGCCGCCGGGGGGTTACGTCGTCAACGCGGCGCGTGGCGGGATCGTCGACGAGTCGGCTCTCCTCGCGGCTGTCGAGTCCGGCGCGCTGGCCGGCGCGGCACTGGATGTCTACGACGTCGAGCCGCTGCCGGCCGACTCGCCGCTTCGTCGCGACGACCGGATCCTGCTGTCGCCACACGCGGCGGGCGCCACCCGGCAGGCGCAGGCAAAGCTGATCCAGGCCGTCGTCGCCAACGTCAAGCGGGCCGTCGACGGCGAGCCGGTCGTCGACGTGGTCAACGGCGTCGACCCGGCG
This genomic interval from Mycobacteriales bacterium contains the following:
- the pknB gene encoding Stk1 family PASTA domain-containing Ser/Thr kinase, translating into MDAPPVDPMVGRLLDGRYSVDSFIAHGGMASVYLATDTRLERRVAVKVLHAHLAGDHETLARFQREARAAARLSHPDVVAVYDQGTDGDRPFLVMEFVPGANLRAVLRDRGLLTPGETLAVMDHVLAALAAAHRAGLVHRDIKPENVLLTADGRVKVADFGLARAVAGSTVTTTGSVLFGTAAYLAPEQFEHGTADERSDVYSAGVLMFELLTGRTPFEGDSAYAVLHQHASQNVPAPSTRTPGIPPQLDALVTWATARDPAQRPTDANELHDSLVDVRDKLSLHAAVPGLPVTATAPLAATTPPPTPTNALTQAVAAGSVADAAPPQGPTRHRGQRSASGPRFGRRGWIVAGLVGLLIVAAGVLGWYFALGRYTHAPALLGETRPAADAALKRAGLHAKWLKPVYSDQYAQNQVAVESPGPGDRVGHGGTVSLRLSLGPAHIPSVSGDTVAAATAALRAVGVTVSSEDHVYNETLKSGLVIKTDKPVGQEVQAGSSVILFVSKGPKPVAVPDDLDGQSVAAATAELSSLGFLVDSDQQRYSNTVAKGDVIASVPGGGVERHQGDIIKLVVSEGPEYVDVPNVEGESLVDAINALKAAGFKVDDEQFAPGGPQQVFRETPLGKQKVGTTIEIDYY
- a CDS encoding 2-hydroxyacid dehydrogenase translates to MSTDWTVLALPPLDLDVLKMIFAEVDAEVVVPAERTPAAAIEAVRDADIVLGDWTATLRVSEDLVAAARRLSFVQQPSAGVDAVDVAACRSAGIPVANAGSANAVSVAEWCLGATFAAMRSMAFGDREIRAGGWPQLELAARGGGELSGRRVGIVGMGRIGRECATRYAALGCDVAYWSRTRRDDPADCGGARWLELDDLLAHAEVLVVVIGLGDVSRGLIGPDRIGMLPPGGYVVNAARGGIVDESALLAAVESGALAGAALDVYDVEPLPADSPLRRDDRILLSPHAAGATRQAQAKLIQAVVANVKRAVDGEPVVDVVNGVDPAVRRR
- a CDS encoding LysM peptidoglycan-binding domain-containing protein, which translates into the protein MFGAHRARHAAPRETSAARRSADRIWRRRAVVLPLVLAAVVTASASSITLIRVHPGDTLSAIAARYHTTVARLIELNDLPGNGDLIYAGQTLRVPTGHRYHGHRRVHSTHVTTIWHTVVVGDTVDGLAARYHVRPAAIARRNHLPKSLVIELGERLAIPHRVAGRGSTTTRAANRELRILDRHPEPSRSAVAALIRSTSEAWGLDDRLALAISWQESGFNMREVSPVGAIGAMQVMPYTAAYLSADVVHRDLDLLDARDNVTAGVALLSVLTHEAKSERRAVAGYYQGLQSVRENGMFRSTRRYVADVMALRDRF